In Micromonospora sp. NBC_01813, the following are encoded in one genomic region:
- a CDS encoding glucose-6-phosphate dehydrogenase, with protein MTANVIVLGATGDLTTRYLLPGLAQLRELGRPAGGLRIIGVARDEIDERTFRQQIGAALREHAPTVADKARAALADTAGYLSGDVTDPEVLATALRAARTGEHASQGDDPVVVYLALPHGLFERVAIALGRCDLPPGIRVVVEKPFGEDLASARRLNTVLHQVLPDDRVFRVDHFLAKQTVLNLLGLRFANRVLEPLWSNTHITGIDIVFDETVDAQGRASYYDHAGALRDMVQNHLLQLLTLVAMEPPLTIDPADLAVRKRDVLRAVRPIRDADVGRCTVRGRYTAGTVHGRRGERTVASYVDGAGVDPARDTETYAELTVYIDNWRWSGVPFRLRTGKALAADRREIVVRFADVPHAIFADRDSQCNELRLQLDPDRMSLRLNVNGIGDPFDLEPVELVTELASQAPSPYGQLLLAIIDGDTRLSAQAQEAEESWRIIEPVLDGWAAGRSPLLDYPAGSGGPTG; from the coding sequence GTGACAGCGAACGTGATCGTGCTCGGCGCCACCGGCGACCTGACCACCCGCTACCTGCTGCCCGGCCTGGCGCAGCTGCGCGAACTCGGCCGACCGGCCGGCGGGCTACGGATCATCGGGGTGGCCCGCGACGAGATCGACGAACGGACCTTCCGGCAGCAGATCGGTGCGGCGCTACGCGAACACGCCCCCACGGTGGCCGACAAGGCCCGCGCCGCGCTGGCCGACACGGCCGGCTACCTGTCCGGCGACGTCACCGACCCGGAGGTGCTGGCCACCGCGCTGCGCGCGGCCCGCACCGGCGAACACGCGAGTCAGGGCGACGATCCGGTGGTGGTCTACCTGGCGTTGCCGCACGGACTGTTCGAACGGGTCGCGATCGCGTTGGGTCGCTGTGACCTGCCACCCGGGATCCGGGTGGTGGTGGAGAAGCCGTTCGGTGAGGACCTGGCCAGCGCCCGCCGGCTCAACACCGTGCTGCATCAGGTGCTGCCGGACGACCGGGTGTTCCGGGTGGACCACTTCCTGGCCAAGCAGACTGTGCTGAACCTGCTCGGGCTGCGGTTCGCCAACCGGGTGCTGGAACCGCTGTGGAGCAACACGCACATCACCGGCATCGACATCGTCTTCGACGAGACGGTCGACGCGCAGGGGCGGGCCAGCTACTACGACCACGCGGGCGCCTTGCGGGACATGGTGCAGAACCACCTGCTGCAGCTGTTGACCCTGGTGGCGATGGAGCCGCCGCTGACCATCGACCCGGCCGACCTGGCGGTACGCAAACGCGACGTGCTGCGGGCGGTCCGCCCGATCCGCGACGCCGACGTGGGCCGCTGCACCGTCCGGGGCCGCTACACCGCCGGCACCGTCCACGGCCGGCGCGGCGAGCGGACCGTGGCCAGCTACGTCGACGGTGCCGGCGTCGACCCGGCGCGGGACACCGAGACGTACGCCGAGCTCACCGTCTACATCGACAACTGGCGGTGGTCGGGGGTGCCGTTCCGGTTGCGTACCGGCAAGGCGTTGGCCGCCGACCGGCGGGAGATCGTGGTCCGCTTCGCCGACGTGCCACACGCGATCTTCGCCGACCGGGACAGTCAGTGCAACGAGCTGCGGCTGCAACTCGACCCGGACCGGATGTCGCTGCGGCTCAACGTCAACGGCATCGGGGATCCGTTCGACCTGGAGCCGGTCGAGTTGGTCACCGAACTGGCCAGTCAGGCACCCAGCCCGTACGGGCAGCTGCTGCTGGCCATCATCGACGGTGACACCCGGCTGTCCGCGCAGGCGCAGGAGGCCGAGGAGAGTTGGCGGATCATCGAACCGGTCCTGGACGGCTGGGCCGCCGGCCGGTCGCCGTTGCTGGACTACCCGGCCGGCAGCGGTGGCCCGACCGGGTAG
- the cspE gene encoding transcription antiterminator/RNA stability regulator CspE has protein sequence MAVGTVKWFNADKGFGFITPDEGGADVFAHFSAIQSSGYRSLDENQRVEFEITQGQKGPQAANIRPL, from the coding sequence ATGGCAGTAGGCACCGTCAAGTGGTTCAACGCGGACAAGGGCTTCGGCTTCATCACCCCGGATGAGGGCGGCGCCGACGTGTTCGCCCACTTCTCGGCCATCCAGTCCTCCGGCTACCGGAGCCTGGACGAGAACCAGCGGGTCGAGTTCGAGATCACCCAGGGCCAGAAGGGCCCGCAGGCGGCGAACATCCGCCCGCTCTGA
- a CDS encoding DEAD/DEAH box helicase, with translation MSTATLNPAQSASFADFGLPASLLAALTANGINEPFPIQSATLPDSLAGRDVLGRGRTGSGKTLAFGLPLVVRTAGRRARPGRPLALVLVPTRELAQQVTAAIEPYARAAKLRCVTVVGGMSLGRQSDALRSGAEIVVATPGRLNDLVNRGACRLEDVTVAVLDEADQMADMGFLPQVTMILRQVAPGGQRMLFSATLDRGVDRLVREFLSNPVSHQVDPGTATVSAMTHHMLNVSAADKPAAAAAIAARDGRVIMFIGTKHRADRLARQLLASGVRAAALHGGKSQGQRNRILEQFKSGQITALVATDVAARGIHIDDLDLVVNVDPPADHKDYLHRGGRTARAGATGMVATLVLPEQRREMDRLFAAAKIRPELVWVRPGDGELARVTGARTPSGVPVTVAAAPARPSAAAGGANRPGRRPGGRRRPAAAARRPAAR, from the coding sequence ATGAGCACCGCCACACTGAACCCTGCCCAATCGGCGTCGTTCGCCGATTTCGGGCTGCCGGCCAGCCTGCTCGCCGCGCTGACCGCCAACGGCATCAACGAGCCGTTCCCGATCCAGTCCGCGACGCTGCCCGACTCACTGGCCGGTCGCGACGTCCTCGGCCGGGGCCGCACCGGCTCCGGTAAGACGCTCGCCTTCGGCCTGCCACTGGTCGTCCGCACCGCCGGGCGTCGGGCCCGGCCGGGCCGCCCGCTGGCCCTGGTCCTGGTCCCCACCCGTGAGCTGGCCCAGCAGGTGACCGCCGCGATCGAGCCGTACGCGCGGGCCGCCAAACTGCGCTGCGTCACCGTCGTCGGCGGCATGTCGCTGGGCCGCCAGTCGGACGCGTTGCGCTCCGGCGCGGAGATCGTCGTCGCCACCCCGGGCCGGCTCAACGACCTGGTCAACCGGGGCGCCTGCCGGCTCGAGGACGTCACCGTCGCGGTGCTGGACGAGGCCGACCAGATGGCCGACATGGGCTTCCTCCCGCAGGTCACCATGATCCTGCGCCAGGTGGCGCCGGGCGGGCAGCGGATGCTCTTCTCGGCCACCCTGGACCGTGGGGTCGACCGGCTGGTCCGCGAGTTCCTCAGCAACCCGGTGTCGCACCAGGTCGACCCGGGCACCGCCACGGTCAGCGCGATGACCCACCACATGCTCAACGTCTCGGCCGCCGACAAGCCGGCCGCCGCGGCGGCGATCGCGGCCCGCGACGGCCGGGTCATCATGTTCATCGGTACGAAGCACCGCGCCGACCGGCTGGCCCGCCAGCTGCTCGCCAGCGGGGTGCGGGCCGCGGCCCTGCACGGCGGCAAGTCCCAGGGCCAGCGCAACCGGATCCTGGAGCAGTTCAAGTCCGGGCAGATCACCGCGCTGGTCGCCACCGACGTCGCGGCCCGGGGTATCCACATCGACGACCTCGACCTGGTGGTCAACGTGGACCCGCCGGCCGACCACAAGGACTACCTGCACCGGGGCGGGCGCACCGCCCGGGCCGGCGCGACCGGGATGGTGGCCACCCTGGTGCTGCCCGAGCAGCGCCGCGAGATGGACCGGCTCTTCGCCGCGGCGAAGATCCGTCCGGAGCTGGTGTGGGTGCGTCCGGGTGACGGCGAGCTCGCCCGGGTCACCGGGGCGCGTACGCCGAGCGGGGTGCCGGTGACGGTCGCCGCCGCACCGGCCCGTCCGTCGGCCGCCGCTGGCGGGGCCAACCGGCCGGGTCGTCGTCCGGGCGGCCGCCGCCGGCCGGCAGCAGCGGCCCGCCGCCCTGCGGCCCGCTGA
- a CDS encoding glycoside hydrolase family 15 protein has product MTDQLAEIAARPLPKLTDGYPDIADHGLIGDGQTAALVGVDATVRWLCLPRFDGPALFAALLDADHGGAWTLRPAGLRGVRQEYLPDTAVLRTELHTATGRLEVRDALLVSGGDDLHGSPELGAHCGELARLVTVTDGEVDLEIGLTGRGGLRPNAGAEEIRIDFPAGDGTPLRLTASRPVPGLDRLAGRIRLTAGERLGLVLRWADGPTRNRDADQVAAAIERTAAAWRRWSQQINFTGPQTELVRRSAITLKLCDDHDSGAVVAAPTSSLPEAIGGERNWDYRFTWVRDAAYTVYALRRVGLTTEADSFLSWVLRACTRDGRPHVLYTLDGTQPTTERIDPDLAGYRGSRPVRWGNAAADQVQHDVYGEILDCAWQWARAGGDIDERRWAKLTQLGQSALDNWRTPDHGIWEIRQEGRPFTYSVAMCQVAADRMARMATATGRRDEVEPWRRAAGEIRDALLTEAWDDDAGHFTEHLGQPGTLDASLLALPLRRVVDPADPRMVATVDAVQRRLGAGGDLLYRYLPDESPDGLAGDEGAFLLCSFWWVDNLAGSGQLDRANELFDQLCSRVNHVGLLPEQIDPATGAFLGNFPQAFSHIGLISSAVNLARYGGKRP; this is encoded by the coding sequence ATGACGGACCAGCTGGCGGAGATCGCGGCCCGTCCACTACCCAAGTTGACCGACGGCTACCCGGACATCGCCGACCACGGTCTGATCGGCGACGGCCAGACCGCCGCCCTGGTCGGCGTGGATGCCACCGTACGGTGGCTCTGCCTGCCCCGGTTCGACGGCCCGGCGCTGTTCGCCGCGCTGCTCGACGCCGACCACGGCGGAGCCTGGACGCTGCGGCCGGCCGGACTGCGCGGGGTCCGCCAGGAGTACCTGCCGGACACCGCCGTGCTGCGTACCGAACTGCACACCGCCACCGGGCGGCTGGAGGTCCGCGATGCGCTACTGGTCAGCGGCGGCGACGACCTGCACGGATCTCCCGAGCTCGGCGCCCACTGCGGCGAACTCGCCCGGCTGGTCACCGTCACCGACGGCGAGGTCGACCTGGAGATCGGCCTGACCGGCCGGGGCGGGCTGCGCCCGAACGCCGGTGCCGAGGAGATCCGCATCGACTTTCCCGCCGGCGACGGGACACCGCTACGGCTCACCGCCAGCCGGCCCGTACCCGGGCTCGACCGGCTCGCCGGTCGGATCCGGTTGACCGCCGGTGAACGGCTCGGACTGGTGTTGCGCTGGGCCGACGGGCCGACCCGCAACCGCGACGCGGACCAGGTCGCCGCCGCGATCGAGCGCACCGCCGCCGCCTGGCGCCGGTGGAGCCAACAGATCAACTTCACCGGTCCGCAGACGGAGCTGGTCCGGCGCAGCGCCATCACGCTCAAACTCTGCGACGACCACGACAGCGGCGCGGTGGTCGCCGCCCCGACGTCGTCGCTGCCCGAGGCGATCGGCGGGGAACGCAACTGGGACTACCGGTTCACCTGGGTACGCGACGCCGCGTACACGGTCTACGCGCTGCGCCGGGTCGGTCTGACCACCGAGGCGGACTCGTTCCTGTCCTGGGTGCTGCGGGCCTGCACCCGCGACGGGCGGCCACACGTGCTCTACACCCTCGACGGCACCCAACCGACCACCGAGCGGATCGACCCCGACCTGGCCGGCTACCGCGGATCGCGCCCGGTGCGCTGGGGCAACGCGGCGGCCGACCAGGTCCAGCACGACGTGTACGGCGAGATCCTCGACTGTGCCTGGCAGTGGGCGCGGGCCGGCGGCGACATCGACGAACGGCGGTGGGCGAAGTTGACCCAGCTCGGCCAGTCGGCGCTGGACAACTGGCGTACCCCCGATCACGGCATCTGGGAGATCCGCCAGGAGGGCCGCCCGTTCACCTACTCGGTGGCGATGTGCCAGGTGGCGGCCGACCGGATGGCCCGGATGGCGACCGCCACCGGACGACGCGACGAGGTCGAGCCCTGGCGGCGAGCCGCCGGTGAGATCCGCGACGCGCTGCTCACCGAGGCGTGGGACGACGACGCCGGCCACTTCACCGAGCACCTCGGCCAGCCTGGCACGCTCGACGCCAGCCTGCTCGCGCTGCCGCTGCGCCGGGTGGTCGACCCGGCCGACCCGCGGATGGTCGCCACCGTCGACGCGGTGCAGCGCCGCCTCGGCGCCGGTGGTGACCTGCTCTACCGCTACCTGCCCGACGAGTCACCGGACGGGTTGGCCGGCGACGAGGGCGCCTTCCTGCTCTGCTCCTTCTGGTGGGTGGACAATCTCGCCGGCAGCGGGCAGCTGGACCGGGCCAACGAGCTGTTCGACCAGCTCTGCTCCCGGGTCAACCACGTGGGGCTGCTACCCGAGCAGATCGACCCCGCGACCGGGGCCTTCCTGGGAAACTTCCCGCAGGCGTTCAGCCACATCGGGTTGATCAGCAGCGCGGTCAACCTGGCCCGGTACGGAGGGAAGCGCCCGTGA
- a CDS encoding ATP-dependent helicase: MSQQSLFAATPSPRRRADSGPRYTPQELSRLLKLPPPTPEQAAIIAAPVEPLLVVAGAGSGKTETMAARVVWLVANDQVRPEQVLGLTFTRKAAGELGHRIRTRLGQLVRQVGREGRRADEDPLAGEPMVATYHSYAARVVTEHGLRAGFEPSARLLTEASRWQIVDFLVRNYDGDMSEVDRAPGTVTDAVLALAGELAEHLVTPDQLAGWTGRFFAEVQSRPGRVYADVKRALAIQQIRLRLLPLVRAYQQRKADFEAMDFADQMSRAAQVTRDHPAVGESERDRYRVVLLDEYQDTSHAQVVMLRSLFGVGHPVVAVGDPCQSIYGWRGASAGTLDRFPTEFTRADGNPASSLTLTTSWRNRPEILSVANQVSGPLRSAGARVAALAAAAKVAPPIPGRTAGGAPAATVHCALLDSVLDEAEWIADSMLAAWRGAAGVEPGRGDEIPVEARPTSAVLVRVRSQIPAIESALRARGLPVEVVGLGGLLDTPEVRDVVCTLRVLADPTDGAALLRLLTGARWRIGPRDLVALHRRARAIADTRRDLPRSGAAGKAAEPEIVVDNLDEASLVEALADPGPAQLYSAEGFARLRAYGRELASLRHRLDQSLPDLIADIERTVGLDVEVAVRAGGAGGGGDAGLARGHLDALGDVAARFAGESDSATLSSFLAFLAAAEDEERGLSPGEVDVVSGAVQILTAHAAKGLEWDVVSVAGLTRDVWPGSVRGSDHYLYGLGVLPFPLRGDADGLPVLDLEEAEDQKAVERELAGFGKRWREHDEREERRLAYVAITRPRRLLLCSGYWWGAGVKRHRGPSVFLQEVHDDCLAGAGVVDRWAPEPLPGASNPIDEVTVRAEWPADPLGSLRPRVAEAAGLVRQAMDRVGDRPAAAAELLADGGPSGDEPDPQGQSWWREARILLAEREQLAQGVGPVDVPLPEQLSVSQLVALRRDRFALARTLRRPLPNRPDPYARRGTAFHAWLEQRFGVDRLLDVDELPGAADADAAPDEALLELQERFLASEWAGRTPVEVEVPFATVIAGVVVRGRMDAVFAGLAGRYDVVDWKTGRQPTGVAETAATVQLAAYRLAWADLAGVPVEQVRAAFHYVRDGVTVRPADLLDRSGLAALISELPLLGEAPDS, from the coding sequence ATGAGCCAGCAGTCGTTGTTCGCTGCCACGCCGTCGCCGCGTCGCCGCGCCGACTCCGGCCCGCGTTACACCCCGCAGGAGCTGTCCCGGCTGCTGAAACTGCCGCCGCCGACGCCGGAGCAGGCGGCGATCATCGCCGCGCCGGTGGAGCCGCTGCTGGTGGTCGCCGGCGCCGGTTCCGGCAAGACCGAGACGATGGCCGCCCGGGTGGTCTGGCTGGTCGCCAACGACCAGGTCCGCCCGGAGCAGGTGCTCGGCCTGACGTTCACCCGCAAGGCGGCCGGCGAGCTGGGGCACCGGATCCGGACCCGGCTCGGGCAGCTGGTCCGCCAGGTCGGCCGGGAGGGCCGCCGGGCCGACGAGGATCCGCTCGCCGGCGAGCCGATGGTCGCCACCTACCACTCGTACGCCGCCCGGGTGGTCACCGAGCACGGGCTGCGCGCCGGGTTCGAGCCGTCCGCCCGGCTGCTCACCGAGGCGTCCCGCTGGCAGATCGTCGACTTCCTGGTCCGCAACTACGACGGCGACATGTCCGAGGTGGATCGGGCGCCGGGCACGGTCACCGACGCGGTGTTGGCCCTCGCCGGTGAGCTGGCCGAGCATCTGGTCACCCCGGACCAGCTGGCGGGGTGGACCGGCCGGTTCTTCGCCGAGGTGCAGTCGCGGCCCGGCCGGGTGTACGCCGACGTCAAGCGGGCGTTGGCGATCCAGCAGATCCGGCTGCGGCTGCTGCCGTTGGTCCGCGCCTACCAGCAGCGCAAGGCCGACTTCGAGGCGATGGACTTCGCCGACCAGATGTCCCGGGCGGCACAGGTGACCCGGGACCACCCGGCGGTGGGGGAGTCGGAGCGCGACCGTTACCGGGTGGTGCTGCTCGACGAGTACCAGGACACCAGCCACGCCCAGGTGGTGATGTTGCGGTCGTTGTTCGGCGTCGGGCATCCGGTGGTCGCCGTCGGTGACCCGTGCCAGTCGATCTACGGCTGGCGGGGGGCGAGCGCCGGCACCCTGGACCGGTTCCCGACCGAGTTCACCCGCGCCGACGGCAACCCGGCCTCGTCGCTCACCCTGACCACCAGTTGGCGCAACCGGCCGGAGATCCTCAGCGTCGCCAACCAGGTGTCCGGACCGCTGCGCTCGGCCGGGGCCCGGGTCGCGGCGCTGGCCGCCGCCGCCAAGGTGGCCCCGCCGATCCCTGGTCGCACGGCCGGCGGCGCGCCGGCCGCGACCGTGCACTGCGCACTGCTGGACTCGGTGCTGGACGAGGCCGAGTGGATCGCCGACAGCATGCTGGCCGCCTGGCGCGGCGCCGCCGGAGTGGAGCCCGGCCGGGGCGACGAGATCCCGGTCGAGGCCCGGCCGACCAGCGCGGTGCTGGTCCGGGTCCGGAGCCAGATCCCGGCGATCGAGTCGGCGCTGCGGGCCCGCGGGCTACCGGTCGAGGTGGTCGGTCTCGGCGGCCTGCTGGACACCCCGGAGGTCCGCGACGTCGTCTGTACGCTGCGGGTACTGGCCGATCCGACCGACGGTGCCGCCCTGCTGCGGCTGCTGACCGGGGCGCGGTGGCGGATCGGGCCGCGTGACCTGGTGGCGCTGCACCGGCGGGCCCGGGCGATCGCCGACACCCGCCGGGACCTGCCCCGCTCCGGTGCCGCCGGCAAGGCCGCCGAGCCGGAGATCGTGGTCGACAACCTCGACGAGGCGAGCCTGGTCGAGGCGTTGGCCGATCCCGGTCCGGCCCAGCTCTACTCGGCCGAGGGCTTCGCCCGGCTGCGCGCGTACGGGCGGGAGTTGGCGTCGCTGCGCCACCGGCTGGACCAGTCGCTGCCGGATCTGATCGCCGACATCGAGCGGACCGTCGGGTTGGACGTGGAGGTGGCGGTGCGCGCCGGTGGCGCCGGCGGCGGCGGGGACGCCGGGCTGGCCCGGGGACACCTGGACGCGCTGGGCGACGTCGCCGCCCGGTTCGCCGGCGAGTCCGACAGCGCGACCCTGTCGTCGTTCCTGGCCTTCCTGGCCGCCGCCGAGGACGAGGAACGCGGGCTCAGCCCGGGCGAGGTCGACGTGGTCTCCGGCGCGGTGCAGATCCTCACCGCGCATGCCGCGAAGGGTCTCGAATGGGACGTGGTGTCGGTCGCCGGACTGACCCGCGACGTGTGGCCGGGCTCGGTGCGCGGCTCCGACCACTACCTGTACGGGCTGGGGGTGCTGCCGTTCCCGCTGCGTGGCGACGCCGACGGGCTGCCGGTGCTGGACCTTGAGGAGGCCGAGGACCAGAAGGCGGTAGAGCGGGAACTGGCCGGGTTCGGCAAGCGGTGGCGCGAGCACGACGAGCGGGAGGAGCGGCGGCTGGCGTACGTGGCGATCACCCGGCCGCGTCGGCTGCTGCTCTGCTCGGGTTACTGGTGGGGGGCGGGGGTCAAACGTCACCGTGGGCCATCGGTCTTCCTGCAGGAGGTCCACGACGACTGCCTGGCCGGTGCCGGGGTGGTGGACCGCTGGGCGCCGGAGCCGTTGCCGGGGGCGTCGAACCCGATCGACGAGGTGACGGTGCGGGCCGAGTGGCCGGCGGATCCGCTGGGGTCGCTGCGGCCCCGGGTCGCGGAGGCGGCCGGGCTGGTCCGCCAGGCGATGGACCGGGTCGGCGACCGACCGGCCGCCGCCGCCGAGTTGCTGGCCGACGGCGGGCCGTCGGGCGACGAGCCGGATCCGCAGGGGCAGTCCTGGTGGCGGGAGGCGCGGATCCTGCTGGCCGAGCGGGAACAACTGGCGCAGGGGGTCGGGCCGGTGGACGTACCGCTGCCCGAGCAGTTGTCGGTGTCGCAGCTGGTCGCGTTGCGCCGGGACCGGTTCGCGCTGGCCCGTACGCTGCGCCGGCCGTTGCCGAACCGGCCGGATCCGTACGCCCGCCGGGGGACCGCGTTCCACGCCTGGCTGGAGCAGCGGTTCGGGGTGGACCGGCTGTTGGACGTCGACGAGTTGCCGGGTGCGGCGGACGCCGACGCCGCCCCGGACGAGGCGTTGCTGGAGTTGCAGGAGCGGTTCCTGGCCAGCGAGTGGGCCGGTCGGACCCCGGTCGAGGTGGAGGTGCCGTTCGCTACGGTGATCGCCGGGGTGGTGGTGCGTGGCCGGATGGACGCGGTGTTCGCCGGGCTGGCCGGCCGCTACGACGTGGTGGACTGGAAGACCGGTCGGCAGCCGACCGGGGTGGCGGAGACCGCGGCCACGGTGCAGTTGGCCGCGTACCGGCTTGCCTGGGCAGATCTGGCCGGGGTGCCGGTGGAGCAGGTACGGGCGGCGTTCCACTACGTCCGGGACGGGGTGACGGTCCGCCCGGCCGATCTGTTGGACCGGTCCGGGCTGGCCGCCTTGATCAGTGAGTTGCCGTTGCTGGGTGAAGCGCCGGATTCGTGA